From a region of the Roseivirga sp. 4D4 genome:
- a CDS encoding AMP-binding protein, whose product MGLGKNDHWALSAQIFIRQWLNNQKTFSITTSGSTGSPKKINITREQMIASALATIKTLDLSEGTQALVCINTSFIGGQMMLVRGIIGNWQLELIEPSMEVNSFSPDEAYDFAALVPLQVSALVKTEHGKNYLNRIKKIIIGGAPVSKDLTDKLQQLDCECFHTYGMTETVSHVGLKALNGPNRSEWFSIVGDTKVRTNEQGCLEIKGAVTQNRWITTNDLVELKGGKFKWLGRADLVVNSGGVKILIESAEELIKGQLPQELSGTIALWKEEHQDLGESLIGMTNDKQTLEYIHKHNDAIKQALPKYHLPKTWRLIPSFQFTPSGKIDRASSLAASKA is encoded by the coding sequence TTGGGTTTAGGGAAAAATGATCATTGGGCGCTTTCAGCACAAATTTTTATTAGGCAATGGCTTAACAATCAAAAGACTTTTTCAATCACCACGTCTGGTTCTACTGGAAGTCCCAAAAAGATAAACATTACCAGAGAGCAAATGATCGCCAGTGCCTTAGCGACCATTAAAACGCTCGATCTTTCTGAAGGAACACAGGCATTAGTTTGCATTAACACATCTTTCATTGGTGGGCAGATGATGTTGGTCCGTGGTATCATCGGCAATTGGCAATTGGAATTGATCGAACCCTCTATGGAGGTAAACTCCTTTTCGCCTGATGAGGCCTATGATTTCGCTGCCTTAGTACCGCTGCAGGTTAGCGCATTGGTTAAAACCGAACATGGTAAAAACTACCTTAATCGAATCAAAAAAATCATCATTGGAGGAGCTCCGGTTTCGAAAGATCTGACAGATAAACTTCAACAACTCGACTGTGAATGCTTTCATACTTACGGCATGACTGAGACTGTCTCTCATGTTGGTTTGAAAGCATTGAATGGACCTAATCGGTCAGAATGGTTTAGCATTGTCGGGGATACTAAAGTCAGAACTAACGAGCAAGGTTGTTTGGAAATCAAGGGAGCGGTCACCCAAAACAGATGGATTACCACAAATGACTTGGTGGAGCTCAAAGGAGGCAAATTCAAATGGCTGGGTAGAGCTGATTTGGTAGTCAATAGTGGTGGCGTTAAAATCCTAATTGAAAGCGCGGAAGAGTTGATTAAAGGACAATTACCTCAGGAATTATCGGGTACTATTGCTTTGTGGAAAGAAGAACATCAAGATCTTGGAGAAAGCCTGATCGGCATGACGAATGATAAGCAGACTCTAGAATACATACACAAACACAATGACGCTATAAAACAGGCTTTACCCAAATACCATCTCCCCAAAACCTGGCGATTGATACCTTCATTCCAGTTTACCCCAAGCGGAAAAATTGATCGCGCTTCTTCTTTGGCAGCTTCAAAAGCCTAG
- a CDS encoding chorismate-binding protein yields MSSTQKDKILTLNINSFSKEEIMNAALKAAVDLDLPIAVWRIPHQSEIHLVISSKAPRQLEQIDIEDLGTGFVIAPFHLGQLPAHFIDADFSLSFDFDEVVQMQKTQQEENLEKIEQLKARIEQFLDQSIKAKSYHVKPKDSSSSNDDYHQLIEKSVMAIKQGAFDKVVPARTKEIELEEDFHAIDLLLDLCDSYANAFVSFVSLPQIGTWIGATPEVLIEKKKDSFKTIALAGTQRFDPIMPISDTSWTQKEIEEQAMVSRYIINCFKKIRLREFEEAGPKTVKAGNLLHLKTSYSVNTKETNFPELATVMLKLLHPTSAVAGMPKEEAMDFLKEHEGIDREFFSGFLGPVNIDGHTNLFVNLRCMQLLENRARLYAGAGVTSDSQPEKEYQETELKFKTLLNILNKKV; encoded by the coding sequence ATGTCCTCAACCCAAAAGGATAAAATACTAACACTAAACATTAACTCCTTTTCTAAAGAGGAGATTATGAACGCTGCTCTAAAGGCCGCTGTCGATTTGGACCTTCCTATTGCAGTTTGGCGTATACCGCATCAATCGGAAATTCATTTGGTGATTAGCTCTAAAGCTCCAAGACAACTTGAACAAATAGATATAGAAGACCTTGGAACTGGTTTTGTCATCGCACCTTTCCACCTTGGCCAATTACCTGCGCACTTCATTGATGCGGACTTCTCATTGTCATTTGACTTTGACGAGGTGGTCCAAATGCAAAAAACCCAGCAAGAGGAAAACTTAGAAAAAATTGAGCAACTGAAAGCCCGTATTGAGCAATTTCTCGATCAATCTATCAAAGCAAAATCTTACCACGTCAAACCAAAGGACTCTTCAAGCTCTAATGATGACTATCATCAACTGATAGAGAAATCTGTCATGGCGATTAAACAGGGGGCTTTCGATAAAGTAGTCCCTGCCAGAACAAAAGAGATTGAACTTGAAGAAGACTTCCATGCTATTGACCTTCTTTTAGACTTGTGCGACAGTTATGCTAATGCCTTTGTTTCCTTTGTTTCGCTACCGCAAATAGGGACATGGATCGGTGCAACACCTGAGGTCTTAATAGAAAAGAAAAAAGACAGTTTTAAGACGATCGCTTTGGCAGGAACACAACGGTTCGATCCAATCATGCCAATCAGTGATACTAGCTGGACGCAGAAGGAAATTGAGGAGCAGGCTATGGTTAGTCGGTATATCATTAATTGTTTCAAAAAAATTAGACTGAGAGAGTTTGAAGAAGCAGGACCCAAAACCGTAAAGGCGGGCAACCTCTTGCACCTGAAAACCTCGTATAGCGTCAATACCAAAGAGACCAATTTTCCAGAGTTGGCCACTGTCATGCTCAAATTACTACATCCCACCTCAGCAGTAGCCGGAATGCCAAAAGAGGAAGCCATGGACTTTTTGAAAGAACATGAGGGAATAGATAGAGAATTCTTCAGTGGGTTCTTAGGGCCGGTAAATATAGATGGCCACACTAACTTGTTTGTGAACCTTCGTTGTATGCAATTGCTCGAAAACAGGGCAAGACTCTATGCTGGTGCGGGAGTTACTTCTGACTCTCAGCCTGAAAAAGAGTACCAAGAGACTGAACTAAAGTTCAAAACTCTACTTAACATTCTGAACAAGAAGGTTTGA
- a CDS encoding outer membrane beta-barrel protein — protein sequence MRTTLLIIGLFITSLLSAQNNSTIGFHLHGFLPTGELKKDASEIWGGGFGMEAAFQINESPVYLGGLIDFTRYGSRVRKGFHNADLPDVRYRHHNEMGRLLSVVRFKPETKTRLLPYGDFNFGFGYVYTRARVFDREFDEVVDEFFELDDFIFTYGFGGGIEYIIDESISIDFHFRNTYSTRGDYLTPKTIQYDPDIENYQLDIQRSRFNSITFGFGIKLLLREM from the coding sequence ATGAGAACAACACTTTTAATCATCGGTCTATTTATTACTTCTCTGCTTTCGGCACAGAACAACTCTACTATTGGATTTCATCTCCATGGATTTCTTCCTACCGGAGAGCTTAAAAAAGATGCTTCGGAAATTTGGGGAGGTGGCTTCGGAATGGAAGCAGCATTCCAAATCAATGAGTCACCTGTTTATCTCGGTGGTCTAATCGACTTTACCAGATATGGCTCTAGGGTAAGGAAAGGTTTTCACAATGCCGATCTGCCAGACGTTCGTTACAGGCACCATAATGAAATGGGACGTTTGCTCTCAGTAGTTAGATTCAAACCCGAGACGAAGACGCGACTGCTCCCCTATGGCGACTTCAATTTTGGTTTTGGCTATGTGTATACCCGAGCCAGGGTATTCGATCGAGAATTTGATGAAGTGGTAGATGAGTTTTTCGAATTAGACGACTTCATTTTTACTTATGGCTTCGGTGGTGGTATAGAATACATCATTGACGAATCGATTAGCATTGACTTCCATTTTAGGAATACATATAGTACCCGTGGTGATTACCTAACACCCAAAACGATCCAGTATGATCCCGATATCGAGAACTATCAACTCGATATTCAACGCTCCAGATTTAACTCTATCACCTTTGGATTTGGAATCAAATTGCTTCTACGCGAAATGTAG
- a CDS encoding hotdog fold thioesterase yields MFQKGITLDAINQMCQNTLVEHLGIEIIELGEDYIIAKMPVDHRTHQPMGLLHGGASVVLAETIGSIAASLTLNQKLQHCVGLEVNANHVKSVKSGCVFGKTKAIHLGKRTQIWEISITNDQDELVCISRLTMAIIDKKN; encoded by the coding sequence ATGTTTCAAAAAGGCATAACGCTTGACGCCATCAATCAGATGTGCCAAAATACTCTCGTTGAACACTTGGGTATTGAGATTATCGAGCTAGGGGAAGATTACATTATCGCGAAAATGCCAGTCGATCACCGGACCCATCAACCCATGGGTTTGTTACATGGAGGAGCTTCTGTTGTCTTAGCTGAAACCATTGGAAGTATTGCTGCTAGTCTTACGCTAAACCAAAAGCTACAACACTGCGTTGGCCTAGAGGTGAATGCCAATCACGTGAAAAGTGTGAAAAGTGGGTGTGTTTTTGGAAAGACCAAGGCGATTCACTTAGGGAAACGAACCCAGATCTGGGAGATTAGCATTACCAATGATCAAGACGAACTGGTTTGTATTAGCAGGCTCACAATGGCGATAATTGACAAAAAGAACTAA
- a CDS encoding carboxypeptidase-like regulatory domain-containing protein — MRLKLYILLTVLLVSFESLAQDRYTVRGTVKDAATGEVMPFATVFFAETTYGTVTNEEGQYRLTVSDPGTYDLIVKFVGYQTFAAQLKLGDQEEITYDVLIKSGAKNLGSVVVTARKDARWQEHMREFRLIFLGESANARQCKILNEEVIDFIYDEENVVLEAFSAEPIIIENKALGYKIQYYLEQFVVDYKANMSSYYGYTVYEELKSRSDRRMKRWEANRQKAYEGSTIHFFRSLYENKLEEDGFYVQVAKDVTGLGRVIDPKDANVYQFLKSGTTDISKALPFDNLLYVTYDKEFESKEYQEIQSRRNIGHASVGKLNKKKPQQSWISIMEGHEAIEFEPNGYVYNPVSFYSAGYWGFEKIAEMIPLDYRPKKGN; from the coding sequence ATGAGATTAAAACTATACATATTACTAACTGTCTTATTGGTAAGTTTTGAAAGTTTGGCACAAGATCGTTATACGGTAAGGGGAACGGTAAAAGATGCTGCAACAGGAGAGGTTATGCCTTTCGCTACTGTCTTTTTTGCTGAAACAACCTATGGTACTGTTACGAATGAGGAGGGGCAGTATCGTTTGACGGTTTCAGATCCAGGGACCTACGATTTAATAGTGAAATTTGTGGGTTATCAGACATTTGCCGCACAGTTGAAACTTGGGGACCAGGAGGAGATTACTTATGATGTTTTAATTAAGTCAGGCGCCAAAAATCTGGGTAGTGTGGTAGTGACAGCTCGGAAAGATGCGAGGTGGCAGGAACACATGCGTGAATTCAGACTTATCTTCTTAGGCGAGTCGGCCAATGCACGACAATGCAAAATATTGAACGAGGAAGTGATAGACTTCATCTATGACGAAGAAAATGTAGTCTTGGAAGCTTTTTCTGCTGAACCCATTATCATTGAGAATAAGGCGCTTGGCTACAAAATCCAATACTATTTAGAACAGTTTGTGGTAGACTATAAAGCCAACATGAGTAGTTACTATGGTTATACCGTCTACGAAGAGCTCAAGTCAAGGAGCGACAGAAGGATGAAAAGGTGGGAGGCTAATCGCCAAAAGGCCTATGAAGGTTCGACAATCCACTTTTTCCGATCGTTATACGAAAATAAGCTTGAAGAGGATGGCTTTTATGTACAAGTAGCGAAGGATGTAACAGGATTAGGAAGAGTGATTGACCCAAAGGATGCCAATGTTTATCAGTTTCTAAAAAGCGGCACGACAGACATCTCAAAAGCGCTTCCATTCGACAACCTTCTTTACGTTACTTATGACAAAGAATTCGAGTCTAAGGAATATCAAGAAATTCAAAGCAGGCGCAATATAGGGCATGCATCAGTTGGTAAGTTAAATAAGAAAAAGCCCCAACAGTCTTGGATATCGATTATGGAAGGTCATGAGGCCATCGAATTTGAACCGAACGGTTACGTTTACAATCCGGTGTCCTTTTATTCAGCTGGTTATTGGGGATTTGAGAAAATAGCCGAGATGATTCCTTTGGACTATCGTCCGAAAAAAGGGAATTAA
- the menD gene encoding 2-succinyl-5-enolpyruvyl-6-hydroxy-3-cyclohexene-1-carboxylic-acid synthase, with product MILEHINDIVSVCAGHGVQTAIISPGSRSAPLTLAFNAHPAIEVKIIGDERSAAFIATGIAQQQKKPVVLVCTSGSAVLNYAPAIAEAYYQEIPLIVISADRPPEWVNQYDGQTIQQSGILGKHVKASYDYPVDGNHPDAFWHGNRISNEALIASMSFPQGPVHINVPLREPFYPSDGEHIEFPETRIIRHTQANLELSKETFEALKSEWDQYENKVIVIGQHEPDEALSSAMQAFAEETGTVIINEIIGNQHLIPGAVQHQDAFLQPTAQKALEGLSPDLVITLGKSLISKNLKVYLRNKSPKAHWHIRNSDRINDGFKHLTRWIQADPVVFFQNFNPGKDNTSFNEKWKSADETASNSISDFLATCDFGELKAVSKCIEALPEHSQLHLANSMAVRYANFIGLKKNIEVFSNRGTSGIDGSNGTAVGAALSQDKLVTLITGDMAFFYDRNAFWHGYDLSKLRVIVLNNHGGGIFRMIKGPQDQPDYDKLFETHQPLTAENTAKDYNFDYKACSDLESLNTALESFFQPVGRPRLIEVFSESKKNTEIFNEFKKLFAL from the coding sequence TTGATCCTTGAACATATCAACGATATCGTTTCGGTTTGTGCTGGGCATGGTGTTCAAACTGCAATTATTTCACCTGGCTCTAGATCAGCACCACTTACCCTTGCCTTTAACGCACACCCAGCTATAGAGGTCAAAATTATTGGTGATGAAAGATCTGCGGCCTTTATTGCTACTGGGATTGCCCAACAACAGAAAAAGCCAGTTGTTTTAGTCTGTACCTCAGGCTCGGCTGTGCTCAACTATGCACCTGCCATTGCAGAAGCATATTATCAAGAAATTCCACTGATTGTCATCTCAGCAGATAGACCTCCAGAATGGGTTAATCAATACGATGGCCAAACCATTCAGCAATCAGGAATACTTGGCAAACATGTAAAGGCAAGCTACGACTACCCCGTTGATGGAAATCACCCTGATGCTTTTTGGCATGGCAATCGAATTTCCAACGAAGCGCTGATTGCATCGATGTCTTTCCCCCAAGGACCTGTTCATATTAATGTTCCACTCCGCGAACCATTCTATCCATCTGACGGAGAGCATATCGAATTCCCTGAAACAAGGATCATAAGACATACTCAGGCTAATCTCGAATTATCGAAAGAGACTTTTGAGGCACTCAAATCCGAATGGGATCAGTATGAAAACAAAGTAATCGTCATAGGACAACATGAACCAGATGAAGCGTTATCATCTGCCATGCAAGCCTTTGCCGAAGAAACCGGAACCGTTATCATCAACGAAATCATTGGCAACCAACATTTAATACCGGGTGCTGTTCAACACCAAGATGCCTTTCTTCAACCCACTGCTCAGAAGGCTCTAGAAGGTCTCAGTCCAGATTTAGTAATCACACTTGGCAAGTCGTTGATTTCTAAAAATTTGAAAGTCTACCTAAGAAACAAGTCCCCTAAGGCCCACTGGCATATTAGAAACTCAGATCGAATAAATGATGGATTCAAACACCTAACAAGGTGGATACAAGCCGATCCAGTGGTTTTCTTTCAAAATTTCAATCCAGGCAAGGACAATACTTCCTTCAATGAAAAATGGAAGTCTGCGGATGAAACTGCTAGTAATTCGATCTCCGACTTTCTTGCAACTTGTGATTTCGGAGAGTTAAAAGCCGTTTCTAAATGTATTGAAGCGCTCCCTGAGCATAGTCAACTGCATCTCGCAAACAGTATGGCTGTGCGCTATGCTAATTTCATCGGCCTTAAAAAGAACATTGAAGTATTCTCAAACAGAGGTACCAGCGGCATAGATGGCAGCAACGGAACCGCAGTGGGTGCAGCGCTGAGTCAAGACAAACTAGTAACCCTAATTACGGGTGACATGGCTTTCTTCTACGATAGGAATGCATTTTGGCATGGATATGACCTGTCAAAACTTAGAGTGATTGTATTAAATAATCATGGCGGAGGTATTTTCAGAATGATCAAAGGCCCTCAAGACCAGCCTGATTATGATAAGCTGTTTGAGACACATCAACCATTAACTGCTGAGAACACCGCCAAGGATTACAATTTTGATTATAAGGCTTGTTCGGACTTAGAAAGCCTAAATACGGCTTTGGAAAGTTTCTTTCAGCCGGTTGGTAGGCCGAGACTCATAGAGGTCTTCTCTGAGAGCAAGAAGAACACAGAGATCTTTAATGAGTTCAAAAAATTGTTTGCCCTTTAA
- a CDS encoding histidine phosphatase family protein: MIKKIYLTRHGQTDYNKIGVVQGSGIDSDLNDLGKAQGQAFFNAYKHVPFDKVYISALKRTYQSVANFIESPLTHEKLADLNEISWGDREGMPVDEEGNAYYQNMIRSWQEGRTNVAIDGGENPEQVAIRMKRALEHILNQPDEENILICMHGRAMRVMLAVMLNYPLKCMDLFEHTNLCLYELTYTGSMFILDRYNDVNHLSGLSV, from the coding sequence ATGATCAAAAAAATATACCTCACGAGACACGGACAAACTGATTATAACAAGATTGGGGTAGTGCAGGGTAGTGGTATAGACTCCGACCTAAATGACCTTGGAAAGGCCCAGGGGCAGGCCTTTTTTAATGCTTATAAGCATGTGCCTTTTGATAAGGTCTACATCTCTGCGCTCAAGAGGACCTACCAATCTGTAGCTAATTTCATAGAAAGTCCCTTGACACATGAAAAGCTCGCGGACTTGAATGAAATCAGTTGGGGTGATCGGGAGGGAATGCCTGTAGATGAGGAAGGTAATGCCTACTATCAGAATATGATTAGGTCGTGGCAGGAGGGACGAACAAATGTGGCGATCGATGGGGGTGAAAACCCGGAACAAGTTGCCATTCGAATGAAGCGTGCGCTTGAACATATTCTTAATCAACCTGATGAAGAAAACATCCTGATCTGTATGCATGGAAGGGCAATGCGCGTGATGTTGGCGGTCATGCTCAATTATCCATTAAAATGTATGGATCTATTCGAGCATACCAATCTCTGTTTATACGAATTGACCTATACCGGTTCTATGTTTATTCTAGACCGCTATAATGACGTCAATCACCTTTCGGGGTTATCTGTTTAA
- a CDS encoding XRE family transcriptional regulator, whose protein sequence is MSTISGNIKHLRKQHQWTQGDFADRIGIKRSLVGAYEEGRADPRLNNLLNMSKVFRVSVDNLLTKDLTRMDLKVIEALNEADGNMKVLSITVDQDDKEYIDLIPQKASAGYLNGYADPHYLEEMPKFQLPNLPRNATYRAFEITGDSMLPIKPGTVVIGEYMDGLSNIRNGKCYIVLSKEEGIVYKRVFDYTQEHGQLFLVSDNKAYSPYRIDASDVIEIWEAKAFISMDIPESTEDDLNFDDLKNIVLELQKEIIKLKN, encoded by the coding sequence ATGAGCACCATTTCAGGCAATATTAAGCATTTGAGAAAGCAACATCAATGGACGCAGGGTGACTTCGCGGATCGAATAGGTATTAAGCGATCGCTAGTCGGTGCCTATGAAGAGGGCCGAGCCGACCCAAGGCTCAACAACCTTTTGAATATGTCCAAGGTGTTTCGCGTTTCTGTAGATAATCTACTGACCAAGGACCTAACCAGAATGGATTTGAAAGTCATTGAGGCCTTAAATGAGGCAGATGGTAATATGAAAGTGCTCTCTATTACGGTTGATCAAGACGATAAGGAATATATCGATCTAATCCCTCAAAAGGCTTCAGCTGGTTATCTGAATGGTTATGCTGATCCTCATTATTTAGAGGAGATGCCTAAGTTTCAGTTGCCGAACTTGCCTCGTAATGCCACATACAGGGCTTTTGAAATTACTGGAGATTCTATGTTGCCAATAAAGCCAGGAACTGTCGTGATTGGTGAGTATATGGATGGTTTGTCAAATATTAGAAATGGTAAGTGCTACATTGTTCTATCCAAAGAGGAGGGGATTGTCTATAAAAGAGTGTTTGACTACACGCAAGAGCACGGACAATTGTTTCTCGTATCGGACAACAAAGCCTACTCTCCATATAGAATTGATGCTTCGGACGTTATCGAGATTTGGGAGGCAAAGGCATTTATTAGCATGGATATTCCTGAGTCTACCGAAGATGACCTGAATTTCGATGATCTTAAAAATATCGTGCTGGAGCTGCAGAAAGAGATTATTAAACTGAAAAACTAG